A genomic stretch from Natronomonas gomsonensis includes:
- the tnpA gene encoding IS200/IS605 family transposase, whose amino-acid sequence MPRGFDRERTNVHKLQYHFIWCPKYRKSVLEGEVRDRLEALIEEKADELGLEILELAIRPDHVHLFITGDPTLAPNKIMQQVKGYSSRHLRDQFDFGLPSLWTRSYFVSSAGDVSSEVIEEYIDSQAGE is encoded by the coding sequence ATGCCTCGTGGGTTCGACAGGGAACGTACTAACGTCCACAAACTCCAGTACCACTTCATCTGGTGCCCGAAGTACCGCAAATCGGTGCTTGAGGGCGAGGTACGCGACCGGCTCGAAGCACTCATCGAGGAGAAAGCCGACGAACTCGGGTTAGAGATACTGGAGTTGGCGATTCGCCCCGACCACGTACACCTGTTCATCACGGGCGACCCGACACTTGCCCCGAACAAGATTATGCAACAGGTCAAGGGCTACTCCTCGCGCCACCTCCGCGACCAGTTCGACTTCGGTCTGCCCTCGCTGTGGACGCGCTCGTACTTCGTCTCAAGTGCGGGCGACGTATCCAGCGAGGTCATTGAGGAGTACATCGACTCCCAAGCAGGTGAATAA
- a CDS encoding VirB4 family type IV secretion system protein gives MVSTEGLPPQVSELSEALPPVLSSEGVLLYGVSGVIALILIANVVNWWRDRQREDVELGELLEDETLEAAEAEWAVLDDLSERQQDLMAPAAITWETRAARVGEQWTTTLYVAEYPDAPKDGYLSGLFELTDVEFDLTSRIVPKNQPRARDELQRVADNLQADARLERSVRGSYLQERANRAEATYKAVENGQKVFDKELVITVRADTRDELSQAVKRVRATLREQPARVEPKTAICTQDLALQSAAPIGPSELDRSAVALGGAVGALLASPHNATILEEGGVEFGIHKDTRSPLVIDPFGREDGYAMFTVGDPGSGKSFGAKQNFIRSIEQDPDRIGVILEPLNNWAGVAEALGGRRITVGGMLGLNPLEIKPTPEHVLNARGDDASLLKERRNRAVSFFTNFFGHRDVELGDRRTTLELAIDEAYDRKGITEDVSTHDRESPTVRDVLDILESMNENPEEYVVRVEAESEKIQSDVVWLLDQLRPFEENGQLENLGRHSEFDIRDEDIVYLDLQQQGGSIGGHTSLLMELLITLVYERAKTTDKSVVLVVDEARYILSDSATLEYLETIFRHHRHHDLSIRLVTQTVDEFFQQPQAEMILDQCAIKQFHKLDGMDEQWADEFGLNYAQMRFVQDAIPGSDEKGYSQALLGIDGEWRGMEVRALPTEKAVIDYEPQSNQSVEESLQSDEFRTEGKDAATGDD, from the coding sequence ATGGTCAGCACCGAGGGATTGCCACCGCAGGTTTCGGAGTTGTCCGAGGCGCTACCACCAGTCCTCTCATCGGAAGGCGTCCTGCTCTACGGCGTCAGTGGAGTAATCGCGCTCATTCTCATCGCCAACGTCGTGAATTGGTGGCGTGACCGCCAACGCGAGGATGTCGAACTCGGCGAGCTTCTCGAGGACGAAACGCTTGAAGCAGCCGAAGCAGAGTGGGCAGTACTCGACGATCTCAGCGAACGCCAACAGGACCTCATGGCGCCAGCGGCAATCACATGGGAAACCCGCGCCGCTCGAGTCGGTGAGCAGTGGACGACGACGCTGTACGTCGCGGAGTATCCCGATGCGCCGAAAGACGGCTATCTCAGTGGACTGTTCGAGTTGACCGACGTGGAGTTCGACCTGACGAGCCGAATCGTTCCGAAGAACCAACCCCGCGCTCGTGACGAACTACAACGGGTTGCTGACAACCTCCAGGCCGACGCACGACTGGAACGCTCCGTCCGCGGGTCGTATCTCCAAGAACGAGCGAACCGTGCTGAGGCGACGTACAAGGCCGTCGAGAACGGCCAGAAAGTGTTCGATAAAGAACTCGTCATCACGGTGCGAGCGGACACTCGTGATGAGCTAAGCCAGGCAGTCAAGCGAGTCCGGGCGACACTCCGCGAACAGCCTGCGAGAGTCGAGCCAAAGACGGCGATTTGTACACAGGACCTTGCACTCCAGTCAGCGGCACCGATCGGTCCGAGCGAACTTGATCGAAGCGCTGTCGCACTTGGCGGGGCTGTCGGGGCGTTGCTCGCCTCACCGCACAATGCGACGATACTCGAGGAAGGTGGCGTCGAGTTCGGTATCCACAAAGACACGCGGAGTCCCCTCGTCATCGACCCCTTCGGCCGTGAGGATGGCTACGCGATGTTCACTGTGGGCGATCCTGGCTCGGGGAAGAGCTTTGGCGCCAAGCAGAACTTCATTCGCTCAATCGAACAAGATCCGGACCGAATCGGCGTTATTCTCGAACCGCTGAACAACTGGGCCGGTGTCGCAGAGGCCCTCGGTGGCAGACGGATTACTGTCGGCGGGATGCTTGGACTGAACCCCCTAGAAATCAAGCCAACACCGGAGCATGTGTTGAATGCGCGAGGGGATGATGCAAGCCTCCTCAAGGAGCGTCGTAATCGTGCGGTGAGTTTCTTCACGAACTTCTTCGGTCACCGAGATGTGGAGCTGGGCGATCGACGGACCACGTTGGAATTGGCGATCGACGAGGCGTACGACCGGAAGGGAATAACCGAAGATGTCTCGACACACGACCGCGAGAGTCCCACGGTTCGCGACGTACTGGATATCCTCGAATCGATGAACGAGAATCCGGAAGAGTACGTCGTTCGCGTCGAAGCGGAGAGTGAGAAGATCCAATCAGACGTAGTTTGGTTGCTTGATCAGTTGCGACCGTTCGAGGAGAATGGGCAGCTGGAGAATTTGGGTCGGCACAGTGAATTCGATATCAGAGATGAAGATATCGTGTATCTGGATCTCCAGCAGCAGGGTGGGTCGATCGGTGGGCATACGAGTCTCCTGATGGAGTTACTCATAACCCTCGTCTACGAGCGTGCCAAGACCACAGACAAATCGGTCGTTCTCGTCGTCGACGAGGCGAGATACATTCTCTCTGATTCGGCAACACTCGAATACCTCGAAACGATATTCCGCCATCACCGCCACCACGACCTCTCGATTCGCCTCGTCACACAGACCGTCGATGAGTTCTTCCAGCAGCCGCAAGCAGAGATGATTCTTGACCAATGTGCCATCAAGCAGTTCCACAAACTCGACGGGATGGATGAACAGTGGGCTGATGAATTCGGTTTGAACTACGCCCAAATGCGATTCGTCCAAGATGCGATTCCCGGGAGCGATGAGAAAGGTTACTCGCAGGCATTACTCGGAATCGACGGAGAGTGGCGGGGAATGGAAGTTCGAGCATTACCGACTGAAAAGGCTGTCATTGACTACGAACCACAATCGAACCAGAGTGTCGAAGAGAGCCTGCAGTCAGATGAGTTCCGTACTGAAGGAAAAGACGCCGCTACGGGGGACGATTGA
- a CDS encoding AbrB/MazE/SpoVT family DNA-binding domain-containing protein gives MGKGERRKIGKRGQVTIPKELRERFGMKGGDDVVIHEEGGKLVIERSVTREELAEGYRQRAHRTRELADELEGVSAEANEHLGDAPEW, from the coding sequence ATGGGTAAGGGAGAACGTCGGAAAATCGGCAAACGAGGGCAAGTGACGATCCCTAAAGAGCTCCGAGAACGGTTCGGAATGAAGGGAGGCGACGACGTCGTGATTCACGAAGAGGGGGGAAAGCTCGTGATCGAACGATCGGTAACCCGTGAGGAGTTGGCTGAGGGGTACCGCCAGCGTGCCCACCGAACCCGCGAACTCGCTGACGAACTGGAGGGCGTCTCGGCGGAGGCCAATGAACATCTTGGCGATGCTCCAGAGTGGTAG
- a CDS encoding type II toxin-antitoxin system PemK/MazF family toxin: protein MSVRRGDVVIVELDPTQGSEQRGTRPCLVVQNDVGNANAPTTIAVPFTTSFDEQLYPFEVLVPAEECALREDSVALCSQIRTLSIEHRINENLGSIPQERMDEVDTALEYSLGLTEI, encoded by the coding sequence ATGTCCGTCCGTCGAGGAGATGTCGTTATTGTTGAACTTGATCCGACGCAGGGATCCGAACAACGGGGAACGCGTCCGTGTCTCGTCGTGCAGAACGATGTAGGGAATGCAAACGCACCGACAACGATCGCTGTTCCGTTCACTACCTCTTTTGACGAGCAGCTCTATCCGTTCGAAGTCCTCGTCCCAGCCGAGGAATGTGCGCTTCGGGAAGACTCAGTCGCGCTCTGTAGCCAGATTCGAACCCTCTCTATCGAGCACCGCATCAACGAGAACCTCGGTTCGATTCCACAAGAGCGGATGGACGAGGTCGATACCGCACTCGAGTACAGTCTCGGCCTCACCGAAATTTGA